In Streptomyces rapamycinicus NRRL 5491, the genomic stretch GCGCGCGGCCGTGACACCTACGGCAGTCTGCGGGCCGCCCAGGCGCTGGTGGGGAAGGCCACCGCGCTGCGGGACGCGCTGACGCTGATGCATGAGCGCGGGGAGAGCGAACTCCACACCGCGACCCTGGCCCGGGCGCTGCGGGTGCTGGACGGTGAGCGGCGCGCGGAGCGCGTCACGCTGCCCCCGGCGCTGCGGGCCTGATGGCCGCGCTCGTCAGGGGCGCGGGGCGGCCGGACCCGTCGCCCGAACGGCGGAGCGGGATTCCGGCGCTCCGGGCGGGACCGGCTTGCGTCCAGCGGCCGCCCCGGGTCCGTGCCACCGCCCGCCCCACCACGCCGTAGCACGGCCGTTCGGGCAGGTCATCGCCGTGGGACGGAGCGGTCTCCACCACCCGAACGGCCCCCAGTGACCACCGTCACACCGCACCCTCTCGGGTCGGTCCCGGCGCCGTGCCTGCGTGACCATCCCTGGAGACGACAGGACCCCGTCACCACACCGGGGCGGGGTCGGCTCACGAAGGGTTCCGTGTGATGTCTGCGCACATACGTATCCCCAGGATGTTCTCCCGAGCGAGCGCCGTCTCCGCCCTCACCGTCGCCGCCGTGGGCGGCACCGTGGCGACGCCGGGCTGTCCACCGGAGGCCGAGGCCGCGACCGTCGCCGCCAAGGCGCTGCGGATCGCGGCCGCCAAGAAGGGCGCACCGTACAAGTACGGCGCGGCGGGTCCGAAGCGCTTCGACTGCTCCGGGCTGACGCAGTACGCCTACAAGCGGGCCGGAAAGCGGCTGCCGCGCACCGCGGCCGCCCAGTACAACCGGACCCGCCATATCAAGGCCACCTCCCGCAAGGGCGGTGACCTGGTGTTCTTCCACTCCGGCAGCGGGGTGTACCACGTCGGGGTGTACGCGGGCGGCGGCCGCCTCTGGCACGCCCCCAAGACCGGCGAGGTGGTGCGGCTGGAGCGGATCTGGACCAAGAAGGTCTGGTACGGACATGTGCGCTGACCCGCCGTAGCCGTCAGTGGCCGTGGGTAGGTTGACGGGGCCGGGACACCGCCGTGGACCGGCCCCGTCGATCACCGGAGGCTTCGCATGGCGTATCTGAACCCGGTCCGGCACATCACCTTCGACGCCCGTGATCCCCACGCCCTCGCGCGGTTCTGGTCCCGGCTGACCGGCTACCCCCTGGAGGACTCCGATCCGGACGGCGAATGGGCGCTGATCAGCCCGGGGCAACCCGGGGTGCCGGGGCTGCTGTTCCTGCGGGTCCCGGACGCCAAGACCGTCAAGAACCGCGTGCACCTGGACATCCAGCCGCCGTCGGGCACCCGGGACGCCGAGGTGGAGCGGCTGACCGGGCTCGGCGCGCGCGTGGTGGACGACC encodes the following:
- a CDS encoding C40 family peptidase, with translation MSAHIRIPRMFSRASAVSALTVAAVGGTVATPGCPPEAEAATVAAKALRIAAAKKGAPYKYGAAGPKRFDCSGLTQYAYKRAGKRLPRTAAAQYNRTRHIKATSRKGGDLVFFHSGSGVYHVGVYAGGGRLWHAPKTGEVVRLERIWTKKVWYGHVR
- a CDS encoding VOC family protein — its product is MAYLNPVRHITFDARDPHALARFWSRLTGYPLEDSDPDGEWALISPGQPGVPGLLFLRVPDAKTVKNRVHLDIQPPSGTRDAEVERLTGLGARVVDDRRTEDGLGWVVLSDIEGNEFCVERGAVERGVVPA